One window of Centropristis striata isolate RG_2023a ecotype Rhode Island chromosome 21, C.striata_1.0, whole genome shotgun sequence genomic DNA carries:
- the LOC131959300 gene encoding urotensin-2 receptor, whose protein sequence is MTTVSMEPVGVLVERGANATDPPLSSHEDTAATFTIGTILSIMCFVGVSGNIYTLVVMCHSMRTAASMYIYIINLALADLLYLLTIPFVVCTHFLKGWYFGDVGCRILISMDFLTMHASIFTLTVMSTERYFAVLKPLDTVKRSKSYRKAIALLVWVASLILTLPMIVSIQLMTVGNKAMCQPTLSPLSYRIYISFLFCTSIVAPGLIIGYLYIQLARTYWISQTETFKQTKKLPNQKVLYLIFTIVLLFWACFLPFWIWQLLGQFHPSLPLSTKAKRNINYLTTCLTYSNSCINPFLYTLLTKNYKEYLRKHKRSWAAGSYFNRSRRFQRSPRRSPSSSSQQCTESFMLTHTASLRAHNSSL, encoded by the exons ATGACCACGGTTTCCATGGAGCCTGTGGGAGTCCTCGTGGAAAGGGGTGCCAATGCCACCGACCCTCCTCTGAGCTCGCATGAGGACACAGCCGCCACCTTTACCATCGGCACCATCCTCTCCATCATGTGCTTTGTCGGAGTCTCGGGGAACATCTACACGCTGGTGGTCATGTGCCACTCCATGAGGACTGCAGCCTCTATGTACATCTACATCATCAACTTAGCTTTGGCAGATCTGCTGTATCTTCTCACCATACCCTTTGTAGTCTGTACACACTTCCTAAAGGGATGGTACTTTGGGGACGTAGGGTGTCGGATTCTCATCAGCATGGACTTCCTGACCATGCATGCCAGTATCTTCACGCTAACAGTCATGAGCACGGAGCGATACTTTGCTGTACTCAAGCCACTTGACACAGTCAAGCGGTCTAAAAGTTACCGGAAGGCCATTGCTCTGCTGGTCTGGGTTGCATCACTCATCCTCACTCTACCAATGATTGTGAGCATTCAGCTAATGACTGTGGGCAACAAGGCCATGTGTCAGCCCACGTTGTCGCCACTCTCTTATAGGATTTACATCTCATTCCTGTTTTGCACGAGCATTGTTGCACCTGGACTGATCATTGGCTATCTCTACATCCAGCTTGCACGCACTTATTGGATTTCACAGACGGAGACCTTCAAACAGACCAAGAAACTTCCCAATCAAAAG GTTCTGTACCTGATCTTCACCATCGTGCTCCTCTTCTGGGCATGCTTCCTGCCCTTCTGGATCTGGCAGCTGCTGGGTCAGTTCCACCCCTCACTGCCGCTGTCCACCAAAGCCAAACGCAACATCAACTACCTGACCACGTGTCTGACGTATTCCAACAGCTGCATCAACCCTTTTCTGTACACGCTGCTTACCAAGAACTACAAGGAGTACCTGAGGAAGCACAAGCGGTCCTGGGCAGCTGGCAGCTACTTCAACAGGAGCCGTCGCTTTCAGCGCTCGCCACGCAGGTCGCCATCTTCCAGCAGTCAGCAGTGTACTGAGAGCttcatgctcacacacacagcctctctGCGGGCACATAACAGCAGTTTGTAA